Proteins co-encoded in one Candidatus Cloacimonadota bacterium genomic window:
- a CDS encoding RecX family transcriptional regulator encodes EVELSKGKSRELRKQITIYAWDRLLNFLTYRERSIWECKMFLDQLYLDPEISEKLVEKAISNNFVNDERFAELFVESLIAKKKNSTEIKIKLFEKHISGKIINKVLAEKYSAEIEENILTENVIKTLSKYSGFSDKEKIEKCLNYLTRRGFSYYEVKEKINELIMSPL; translated from the coding sequence GAAGTAGAATTATCTAAAGGTAAAAGCAGGGAACTGAGAAAGCAGATCACAATTTATGCGTGGGATAGACTTCTGAATTTTCTTACATATCGTGAAAGATCGATTTGGGAATGCAAAATGTTTTTAGATCAATTATATCTCGATCCCGAAATTTCCGAAAAACTGGTTGAGAAAGCTATTTCTAATAATTTTGTGAATGACGAAAGATTTGCTGAATTATTTGTTGAAAGCTTAATTGCAAAAAAGAAAAATTCGACAGAAATTAAAATAAAATTATTTGAGAAACATATTTCTGGAAAAATTATTAACAAGGTTCTTGCAGAAAAATATTCTGCCGAAATTGAGGAAAATATTTTAACAGAAAATGTTATAAAAACTTTATCGAAATATTCCGGATTTTCAGATAAAGAAAAAATTGAAAAATGCCTGAATTATCTGACCAGACGCGGCTTTTCCTATTATGAAGTGAAAGAGAAAATTAATGAATTAATAATGAGTCCACTCTAA